Sequence from the Catenuloplanes indicus genome:
GAACGCGGCCGAGCAGCGCCGCATGGTCGAGACCATCGGGTACGGCTCCGTCGAGGAGCTGATGGACGTCGCGATCCCCGAGGTCATCCGCTGGCACGGCACGCTGGACCTGCCGGCCGCGGTCACCGAGGCGGAGGCGCTGGCCGAGCTGCGCGCGCTCGCCGCGCGCAACACGGTCGCCACCTCGATGATCGGCCTGGGGTACCACGGCACGCACACGCCCGGCGTGATCCTGCGCAACGTGCTGGAGAACCCGGCCTGGTACACCGCGTACACGCCGTACCAGCCGGAGATCTCCCAGGGCCGCCTCGAGGCGCTGCTCAACTTCCAGACCATGGTCGCCGACCTGACCGGCCTGACCACGGCGAACGCGTCGATGCTGGACGAGGCCACCGCGGTCGCCGAGGCGATGACGCTCGCCCGCCGCTCCTCCAGGAGCAAGTCCAGCGTGTACGTGGTGGACGCGGAGACGCTGCCGCAGTCGCTGAACGTGATCCTCACCCGGGCCGAGCCGCTCGGCATCGAGGTGCGCGTCGTGGACCTGACCGCGGAGGAGCTGCCGGCCGAGTTCTTCGGCCTGCACCTGCAGTACCCGGGCGCGTCCGGCGTGATCCGGGACGACGCCGCGCTGATCGAGACCGCGCACGCGCGCGGCGCGCTGGTCACGGTCGCGGCCGACCTGCTGGCGCTGACGCTGCTGCGCTCGCCCGGTGAGATCGGCGCGGACATCGCGGCCGGCACCACCCAGCGCTTCGGCGTGCCGATGGGCTTCGGTGGCCCGCACGCCGGTTACCTCGCGGTCCGGTCCGGCCTGGAGCGCTCGCTGCCCGGGCGGCTGGTCGGCGTGTCCAAGGACGCGGACGGCGCCCCGGCGTACCGGCTGGCGCTGCAGACGCGTGAGCAGCACATCCGCCGGGAGAAGGCGACCAGCAACATCTGCACCGCGCAGGTGCTGCTCGCGGTGATGGCCAGTATGTACGCGGTCTACCACGGCCCGGCCGGGCTGCAGTCGATCGCGCGCCGGGTGCACCTGCGCGCGTCGCAGCTGGCCACGGCGCTGCGCGAGATCGACGGCGTCGAGGTCGTGCACGAGGACTTCTTCGACACGCTGCTCGTCCGCGTACCCGCGAAGGCCGTGGACATCGCTCTTGCCGCCGAGAGGTCCGGCATCAACCTGCGCCGGGTGGACGCCGACCACCTCGGCATCGCGTGCGACGAGACCACGACCGTGGCGCACCTCGAGGCCGTCGTCGCGGCGTTCGGCGGGACCGGCATCCCGGACGGGGCCGCCGCCGCGTTCCCGGAGGCACTTGTCCGGACGTCGGAGTACCTCACGCACCCGGTGTTCTCCAGCCACCACTCCGAGACCGCGATGCTGCGCTACCTGCGCCGCCTGTCGGACATGGACTACGCGCTGGACCGCGGCATGATCCCGCTCGGCTCCTGCACCATGAAGCTGAACGCGACCGCGGAGATGGAGGCGATCACCTGGCCGGAGTTCTCCCAGCTGCACCCGTTCGCCCCGGCCGCGCAGGCCGCCGGCTACGAGCAGCTGATCGGCCAGCTGGAGGGCTGGCTGGCCGAGGTCACCGGCTACGACAAGGTCAGCGTGCAGCCGAACGCCGGCTCTCAGGGTGAGCTGGCCGGCCTGCTCGCGATCCGCGG
This genomic interval carries:
- the gcvP gene encoding aminomethyl-transferring glycine dehydrogenase produces the protein MTATFDPDLFASRHIGPNAAEQRRMVETIGYGSVEELMDVAIPEVIRWHGTLDLPAAVTEAEALAELRALAARNTVATSMIGLGYHGTHTPGVILRNVLENPAWYTAYTPYQPEISQGRLEALLNFQTMVADLTGLTTANASMLDEATAVAEAMTLARRSSRSKSSVYVVDAETLPQSLNVILTRAEPLGIEVRVVDLTAEELPAEFFGLHLQYPGASGVIRDDAALIETAHARGALVTVAADLLALTLLRSPGEIGADIAAGTTQRFGVPMGFGGPHAGYLAVRSGLERSLPGRLVGVSKDADGAPAYRLALQTREQHIRREKATSNICTAQVLLAVMASMYAVYHGPAGLQSIARRVHLRASQLATALREIDGVEVVHEDFFDTLLVRVPAKAVDIALAAERSGINLRRVDADHLGIACDETTTVAHLEAVVAAFGGTGIPDGAAAAFPEALVRTSEYLTHPVFSSHHSETAMLRYLRRLSDMDYALDRGMIPLGSCTMKLNATAEMEAITWPEFSQLHPFAPAAQAAGYEQLIGQLEGWLAEVTGYDKVSVQPNAGSQGELAGLLAIRGYHLANGDARRTVCLIPSSAHGTNAASAVMAGMKVVVVASQDDGTVDLADLDRKIEQHRDSLAAIMVTYPSTHGVYETGIAALCAKVHEAGGQVYVDGANLNALVGFAKPGKFGADVSHLNLHKTFCIPHGGGGPGVGPVAVREHLAPYLPGDPLVPAAEGAVGAVSAANHGSAGILPIPWAYLRMMGPDGLVAATGAAVLAANYVAARLRNHYPVLYAGNKGLVAHECILDLRPLTKATGVTVDDVAKRLIDYGFHAPTMSFPVAGTLMVEPTESEDLAELDRFCDAMIAIREEIARVEAGEWPLADSPLSNAPHTAASVSADEWAHAYPRSVAAFPPGVDRAAKYWPPVRRIDGAFGDRNLVCSCPAPEAFED